In Pseudonocardia sp. DSM 110487, the sequence GATTCGCACGGTTGCGTCGAACTCGGTCTTCTCGCCGGTCTCCTTGGTGGCCGTGACGTGGACGGTGCGGGGCGTCGAGCCCTCGTTGAGCGCCGTGACGCCGCTGATGTCGAACGTCTCGGTGCCGTCGAGGCCGAGCGACCTGGCCGACTCGCCCTGCGGGAACTGCAGTGGCAGCACGCCCATGCCGATCAGGTTGGAGCGGTGGATGCGCTCGTAGCTCTCCACGATCACGGCCTTGACGCCCAGCAGCGCGGTGCCCTTCGCCGCCCAGTCGCGCGACGAGCCGGAGCCGTACTCCTTGCCGCCGAGTACGACGAGGGGAGTGCTCTGTGCTGCGTAGTTCTGCGCGGCGTCGTAGATGAACGCCTGCGGCCCGCCGTCCTGCGTGAAGTCGCGGGTGTAGCCGCCCGAGACCCCGCCGTCGACGATCGCGTCGAGCAGCTGGTTGCGCAGCCGGATGTTGGCGAACGTGCCCCGGATCATCACCTCGTGGTTGCCGCGGCGGGAGCCGTAGGAGTTGAAGTCCCGCTTCTCCACACCGTGCCCGCGCAGGTACTGCCCGGCGGGCGTGTCCTCCTTGATGGAGCCGGCGGGGGAGATGTGGTCGGTGGTGACGGAGTCACCGAGCAGGGCGAGCACCCGGGCACCGGAGATGTCCTGCACCGGCGACGGCTCCGGCTGCATGCCCTCGAAGTACGGGGGCTTGCGGACGTAGGTGGACTCGGGATCCCACTCGAAGGTGTTGCCCTCCGGCGTGGGCAGCGAGCGCCACCGCTCGTCGCCTGCGAAGACGTCGGCGTAGTCCTTGGTGAACATCTCCTGGCTGATCGCGTTGTCGATCGTGGACTGCACGTCCTGCGGCGAGGGCCAGATGTCGCGCAGGAAGACGTCGTTGCCGTCGGTGTCCTGGCCGAGCGGCTGGTTCTCGAAGTCGAAGTCCATCGTGCCGGCCAGCGCGTACGCGATGACCAGCGGCGGCGACGCCAGGTAGTTCATCTTGACGTCGGGGTTGATGCGGCCCTCGAAGTTGCGGTTGCCCGAGAGCACCGACACGACCGTCAGGTCGGCCTCGTTGACCGCGGCGGAGATCTCGTCCGACAGCGGGCCGGAGTTGCCGATGCAGGTGGTGCAGCCGTAGCCGACGAGGTGGTAGCCGAGCTTCTCCAGGTACGGCCAGAGGCCGGCCTTCTCGTAGTAGTCGGTGACGACCTTCGAACCGGGAGCCATCGACGTCTTCACCCACGGCTTGACGCTGAGGCCCTTGTCGACGGCGTTCTTCGCCAGCAGGGCGGCGCCGAGCATCACCGACGGGTTGGACGTGTTGGTGCACGAGGTGATCGAGGCGATCACGACGGCGCCGTGATCGAGCACGAACTCGCCATGCGACTCGGACGTGACCTTCGTCGGCTTGGACGGGCGGCCCTCGCCGCCGTTCGCGGCGGAGAACACGACAGGCTCGGCGTCGTCGTCGACGAACCCGACGGCGGGCGCGTCGCTGGCCGGGAACGACTCGTCGCCCGCCTCGTCGACGTGGCCGCGCAGCAGCGGCTCGGCAGGCGGGTCGTCGGTGTAGTCGTGGATCGACTTGCGGAACGCGGACTTCGCGTCGGTCAGCTCGATGCGGTCCTGCGGGCGCTTCGGCCCCGCGATCGACGGGACCACCGTCGAGAGGTCCAGCTCCAGGGTCTCGGAGAACACCGGCTCGCGGGCCGGGTCGTGCCACAGGCCCTGCTCCTTGGCGTAGGCCTCGACGAGCGCGATCTGCGCGTCGGAACGGCCGGTGAGCGTGAGGTAGCGGATGGTCTCGTCGTCGATCGGGAAGATCGCCGCCGTGGAGCCGAACTCGGGGCTCATGTTGCCGATCGTGGCGCGGTTGGCCAGCGGGACGGCGCCGACACCCTCGCCGTAGAACTCGACGAACTTGCCGACCACGCCCTGGCGGCGCAGCATCTCGGTGATCGTCAGCACGACGTCGGTTGCGGTGGCGCCGGGCGGGATCTCGCCGGTGAGCTTGAAGCCCACGACCTTCGGGATGAGCATCGAGACGGGCTGGCCGAGCATGGCCGCCTCGGCCTCGATGCCGCCGACGCCCCAGCCGAGCACGCCGAGGCCGTTGACCATCGTGGTGTGCGAGTCGGTGCCCACCAGGGTGTCCGGGTACGCCTGCCCGCCCCGGGTCATCACCACGCGGGCCAGGTGCTCGATGTTGACCTGGTGCACGATGCCGGTGCCGGGGGGCACGACCTTGAACTCGCTGAACGCACCCTGGCCCCAGCGCAGGAACTGGTAGCGCTCCTTGTTGCGCTGGTACTCGAAGTCGACGTTGCGCTCGAAGGCGTCCGCGCGGCCGAAGATGTCGATGATCACCGAGTGGTCGATCACCAGCTCGGCGGGGGCGAGGGGGTTGACCTTCGCCGGGTCGCCGCCGAGCTCGGTGACGGCCTCGCGCATGGTGGCGAGGTCGACCACGCAGGGCACGCCGGTGAAGTCCTGCATCACCACGCGCGCGGGCGTGAACTGGATCTCGGTGTCCGGCTCGGCGGCGGGGTCCCAGCTGGCGAGGGCGCGGATGTGGTCGGCGGTGACGTTGGCGCCGTCCTCGGTGCGCAGGAGGTTCTCGAGCAGCACCTTGAGGCTGAACGGCAGGCGTTCGGCCCCCTCGACGGCCGACAGCCGGAAGATCTCGTGCTCCGACCCGCCGGCCTGGATGGTCCCTTTCGCTCCGAAGCTGTCGGTGCTCACGTGGTCTGTCCTCCTGGCGGTGGTGGGCGCTGGGATCGGGTTGCCCGGAGTCTCGCGCACCGACACGTCAGCGGCACGGCAGGCCCCGCACCTATAAACAGTACGCTTGTCCTGCTAGAAGGTCGAGGTCGCCCCCTCGTTCACCGATGTGGTGGAAGTTGGCCCCGTTACGGGTGTGGCGCCGGGTGCATCTGCGCCGGAAGTGGCACAGTTCGATCGCTCGCAGAGATCACGAATACGGCGATCATTCGTTCGGCGCTCTTACGGGGATGGAGGTCGGTCTCGTGCGGCTCGTGCGGTCTCGACGCACGCTCGTGCTGGCCCTGCTCGTGGTCGTGGGATTGCTGACCGGGACGGGCACGGCTCTCGCGCAGCCGGCGCCCCCGCCCAACCCCAGCGACGACGACCTGCAGCGCAGCCGCCAGGCCGTGGACGCCCGCGCGGGGGATGTCGCCCGCCTCACCGCGACGCTCGCGGAGCTGGACGCGAAGACCGACGATCTGCAGGCTGCCCTCGCGGCGCAGCGCGAGACCGCCGAGGCGGCGCTCGTCGACCTGCAGAACGCGCGGGACGCCGCCGCGGCGGCGAAGAGGCGGGCCGAGTCGGCGCGGATCGAGACGCAGGCGGCCACCGTCGCGATCGACCAGGCGCGGGCCCGGCTCGACGAGATCGTGTCCACCACCTACCTGCAGGGCCTGGATGCGGGGCCGCTCGGGCTGCTCACCGAGGCCACGAGCCCCGAGGACCTGCTCGCGCGCGCCGAGTACACCGACATGGTCGCGCGCACGCAGCTGCAGGCCCACGAGGGGCTGGAACGCGCACGTGTCGACAAGGCCAACGCCGACTCCGCCGCGCGGGCGGCCCTCGACGAGGCGAAGGAGGCCGAGGACGGCGCCGAGGCGGCCAAGGCGGTGGCCGACGACGCGGTCGCCGCCGCCCAGGCGGCCGCCCGGGCCCAGGCCGAGCAGCTGGCCCAGGTGGCGGCGCAGCGGGCGGGCGTGCAGCGGCAGCTCGACGCCGCGCAGTCGGCCGATGCGGGCCTGCGCACCCAGCGCCAGCGCTTCGACGACTGGCAGCGCCGGATGGCCGAGGAGCGTGCGTCGCGGGAGCGTGTCGAGCGCGATGCCGCGGCCGCGCGGGTGGCCGTCGAGGGCAGGGCGACGAGCCTGCGCGGTGGCGCCGCGGTACGGCGTGTGATCGACAGGGCGATGTCGCAGATCGGGGTGCAGTACGTGTGGGGTGGCGGCAACGGCCGCGGCCCGAGCACCGGCATCCCCGACGCGTTCGGCTCGCCGCTCAACCGGGTCGGTTTCGACTGCTCCGGCCTCATGCAGTACGCCTACAGCGGCGCCGGGGTCTCCCTGCCGCGGGTGAGCCGCAACCAGTTCCACGCGGGGGAGAAGGTGCCGGTCTCCTCCGTCCGGCCCGGCGACATGATCTTCTACCAGAACCAGGGCGCCCCGATCCACCACGTCGCGATGTTCATCGGCGACGGCAAGATGGTCGAGGCCCCGTACACCGGCGGGAACGTGCGCGTGGTCCCGATGCGGACGAGGGGCCTCCTGCCGCACGCCGCCCGGGTGCTGTGACAGGTGCTCTGACGGCACGCGTCAGCGGGCGGCGAGGCCGCGCGCGATCGCGCCGGTGACGGTGCCGATGTAGCGGGCGAGCTGGTGGCCGGTGGGGTCGTGGCCGGGGTTGACCTCCGTCAGGACGACGGCGGCGAGCGTCGGTGCCCCGCACAGGACGGCCAGCACCTCGCCTGCCGCGGCGAGGGAGATCCCGGTGCCGTAGTGGGGGTAGTTGGCGAGTGGGAGGTCGCGGGAGTCCACGGCGTCCACGTCGAAGTGGACGACAAGGCTCGACGCGTTCGGCTGCAGCGCGGTCAGCGCCGCCGTCGCGCAACCGGCCGGGTCGGCGCGGACCTGGTGGTCGGCGAACCGGACCAGGCCGGGACGGTCGTGCAACACCTCGGTCTTGAAGGTCTCGGGGTCGGTTTCGTCGTAGCCGATGAGGGCGAGCCGGTCGTCGGTGAGCATCGGCGGCCCCGCGCCCAGCCGGGCCAGCTCGGTGTCGGCGAGCCCGAGCAGGTGGGCGATCCCCATGGCGTCGAGCACGCCGCTCCCGGTGGTCTCCGGGGTCGCCAGGTCGGCGTCCCCGTCGAGGTAGAGCAGTCCGGCGGTGGGGTCCCGGCGCTGGGCGCCCGCGACGACGCCGAGGGTGATGGTGCAGTCGCCACCCAGAACCAGGGGTAACGCGCGCTGGGCGAGCGCGTCACCGACGGCGTCGGCCACGGCCCTTGCGACGCGGACCACCGCGTCCAGGTTGCGGGCGGTCGAGCCCATCTCGTCGGCGACGAAGACCTCGTGCAGGAGGTCGCCGCGGTCCTCGACGGCCACGCCCGCGGCCCTGAGCCGCTCGACGAAGCCGCCTGCCCGCAAGGCCGCGGGCGCCTGGTCCTGGCCGGCATGGTGAGTCCCTGCGCTGCTGGCCACTCCGATCACGGCCACCCGAGCACCCGTCATGACGGGATCCTCTCACCGTCAATGAGTCGTTGACGCCATCCGATGGTCCACCTTTCGGCGACCTCCGCTGCGAACGGCACCGGATCTTCCTATGTCAATGAATCATTGACGCCTTCGAATCGTCCATCTTTCATTGACCACCCGCCGCTAACGCGGCGTTCGTCAATGACGGCGGAAGCGCCGGTTCACCGGCGTCTCACGGCCGGCAGGGTGGGATGGGCGCGTGAGCGTGCAGGAGTCCGTCCCGAGCCCGGCGAGCGAAGGGGAGCGCCTCGAGCGCGTCGTCTTCGAGATCAAGCGTGTGATCGTCGGTCAGGACCGGTTGGTCGAGCGGATGCTCGTCGGCCTCCTGGCCCGCGGCCACCTCCTGCTGGAGGGGGTGCCGGGTGTCGCGAAGACCCTCGCGGTGGAGACGGTGGCGAAGGTGGTGGGCGGCAGCTTCTCGCGCCTGCAGTTCACCCCGGACCTCGTGCCGGCCGACATCCTCGGTACCCGCATCTACCGGCAGGGGCGCGAGGAGTTCGACGTCGAGCTCGGGCCCGTCGTCGCCAACTTCGTGCTCGCCGACGAGATCAACCGCGCGCCGGCGAAGGTGCAGTCGGCGATGCTCGAGGTGATGGCCGAGCGGCACCTGTCGATCGGCGGCCAGACGTTCCCGATGCCCGACCCGTTCCTGGTGCTCGCCACGCAGAACCCCATCGAGAACGAGGGCGTCTACCCGCTGCCGGAGGCCCAGCGCGATCGGTTCCTCTTCAAGATCATCGTCGAGTACCCGGGTGTGGAGGAGGAGCGGGAGATCGTCTACCGGATGGGCGCGGAGCCGCCCGTCGCGCAGCAGGTGATCGATCCCGTAGAGCTCACGCGGCTGCAGAAGGTGGCCACGCGGGTGTTCGTGCACCACGCGCTCGTCGACTACGTGGTGCGCCTCGTGGTCGCCACCCGCACGCCGGGGGAGCACGGGCTGTCCGACATCGCGAGCTGGGTGTCCTACGGCGCATCGCCGCGCGCCACGCTCGGCATCGTCGGCGCCGCTCGGGCGCTCGCGCTGGTCCGCGGCCGTGACTACGTGCTGCCGCAGGACGTGCTCGACGTGGCGCCCGACGTGCTGCGCCACCGGCTGGTGCTGTCCTACGACGCGGTGGCCGACCAGGTGCCGATGGACCACATCATCTCCCGGGTGCTCGCCACGGTGCCGCTGCCGCAGGTGAGCGCGCGGCCCCAGAGCGGCCCGGCGCCGTTCCCGGCGGGCAGCTCGGCGTGAGCCGTACGGACGTCCGCGAGAACGGCCCACCCGAAGGCGGCGGTGCGCCGCTGACGCCCCCCTCGTTCCGGGAGGGGCGGATGGAGGCCGCGCTGCGCACGCTGGAGCTCACCGTGCGCGGCCGGCTGGACGGGCTGCTGCAGGGCAACCACCTCGGGCTCGTGCCAGGGCCGGGCAGCGAGCCGGGGGAGTCGCGGCTCTACGTGCCGGGCGACGACGTGCGGCACATGGACTGGGCCGCGACGGCCCGCACCACCGCGCCGCACGTCCGCGAGACGATGGCCGACCGGGAGCTGGAGACCTGGGTCGTCGTGGACCTGTCCGCCAGCCTCGACTTCGGCACCACCACCTGCGAGAAACGCGACCTCGCGATCGCGGCCCTCGGCGCCGTCACCCACCTCACCCGGGGCGGGGGCAACCGGATCGGTGTGCTCGTCGCCACCGGGGAGAAGCTCGTGCGCATCCCGGCGCGCGGCGGCCTCGCCCACGCGCAGGGCATGCTGCGGCGCGTGGCGAGCACCCCGCGTGCGCCCGAGGGCACCCGCGGGGACCTCGCGGCGGCGATCGAGCAGCTGCGCCGCCCACCGCGAAGGCGCGGGCTCGCGGTCGTGATCTCCGACTTCCTCGGCGAGCCGGACTGGGAGCGTGCGCTGCGCGCACTGTCGGCGCGGCACGAGCTGCTCGCCGTCGAGGTCCTCGACCCGCGCGAGCTGGAGCTCCCCGACGTCGGCACGGTGGTGCTGGCCGATCCGGAGAGCGGCCGCCAGCGGGAGGTGACGATCACCCCGCTGCTGGCGCGCGAGTTCTCCGCGGCGGCGGCCGAGCACCGCGAGCAGGTCGCGGCCGCGCTGCGCCGGTGCGGGGCGGCGCACCTCATCCTGCGCACCGACTCGGACTGGATCGCCGACGTGGTTCGGTTCGTCCTCGCCCGCAAGCGCGCCTGGTCCGGAGGGCGGTAGATGTTCTCGCACCCCTGGTGGCTGCTGCTGCTGGCCGTGGTGGCGGCCTTGGTGGCCGGCTACGTGCTGCTGCTGCGCAGGCGCCGCCGCGACACGATCCGCTTCACCAACCTGGAGCTGCTCGACCGGGTGGCCCCGAAGCGGCCGGGCTGGTACCGGCACCTCCCGGCGGCGGCGCTCATCGTCGCGCTCACCGTGCTCACCATCGCGCTGGCCGGCCCGCAGGCGGAGGCGCGGGTGCCGCGCAACAGGGCCACGGTCGTGCTGGTGATCGACGTGTCGCTGTCGATGCAGGCCACCGACGTCGAGCCGAGCCGGTTGGCCGCGGCGCAGGTGGCCGCGAAGGCGTTCGCCGACCAGCTCACCCCCGGGATCAACCTCGGCCTCGTGTCGTTCGCGGGCACGGCGGCCGTCCTCGTGTCGCCCACGGTCGACCGGGATCCGATCAAACGGGCCGTCGACGGGCTGAAGCTGTCCGAGTCCACCGCCACCGGCGAGGCGATCTTCGCGGCGATCCAGTCGGTGGAGACGTTCTCGCAGGCCATCGCGGGCTCGGCGGAAGGGCCGCCGCCTGCACGGATCGTGCTGATGAGCGACGGCAAGCAGACCGTGCCCGGTGGTGTGATGCCCGAGGAGGAGCCGCGCGGGGCGTTCACCGCGGCGCGGGCGGCTGCGGAGGCGTCGATCCCCGTGTCCACGATCTCGTTCGGCACCGACTACGGCACGATCGAGATCAACCCGGGGGAGCGCACGCCCGTAGCCGTCGACGACGCGTCGATGCGCCAGATCGCCGACCTGTCCGGCGGCCAGTTCTTCACGGCGGCGAGCGAGGGCGAGCTGCGGCAGGTCTACGCCGACCTGTCCGACCAGATCGGCTACGAGGTCCGCCGGGTGGACGTCAGCAGGCCATGGCTCGCGGGCGGCGCCCTGCTCCTGGTGGTGGGCCTCGGTGCCGGCATCGCGCTGGGGCGCCGCCTGCCCTGACGGGCCCGCCGGATTCGGCTGTGGCACGCGGTGGAACATCCCCCGGGCGTCCGTGGTTGGATACACGAGGTCGTTCGGTTTCCGTGTTCGTGTCTTATGCACGCCGCAGGGATCTGACTCGGGGCCACGGGCTCGGCATCACAAGGACGCCGACCCGTAGCCACGAGCCCGGCCGGGCCCGCAATCAGCGGGCCGATCAACCTGCGAGGAGCAGAGCAGTGGCACAGGGAACTGTGAAGTGGTTCAACGGCGAGAAGGGCTTCGGCTTCATCGCCACCGACGGGGGCGGCGCTGACGTCTTCGTGCACTACTCCGAGATCGACGCTGGCGGATTCCGCAGCCTCGAAGAGGGGCAGCGCGTGGAGTTCGAGGTCGGCCAGGGCGCCAAGGGCCCGCAGGCCACCGGCGTGCGCGTCATCTGACGTAACCCGTTCGCACAGGAGCCCGCCCCCTTACCGGGGGCGGGCTCCTGTCGTTCCGGCGGGTTCGGAACACTAGGTTTCGGCGTTCAGCTGGCGGCGCAGGCCGCCGATCACCACGTCGAGGCCCTCGTCGAGTTCCTGGAGCCCGTCGTAGGCGGCCAGCTCGGCGGCGAGCGAGCGGATACGGGGGAACTCCCGCGCGGGGAGCCGGTGCAACCCGAGCCGCAGCAGATCGTCGGTCTCGTCCGGGTCGTGCATGCGTTCCTGCAGCTCGTTGAGCACGTGCCCCTGCAGGAATCCCATGTAGAGCCGGTAGGCGTGCAGCGCGCTACGTGGGTCGAAGCCTGCCCCGATGAGCAGTTCGAGCAGCTGCTCGAGCGGGCGCAACGTCCCGAGCGGGCGCAGCGCGAGGGGCGTGGCGAGCGGACGGGTCACCAGCAGCGGCACGACGTGGGGGTGCGCCCGCGCGATTTCCCGGAAGCTGCGTGCCGCGCGGCGCAGTACGTCTTCCCAGCCCGCGCCCTCTGCAGTGGGGATGTACAGCTCGCCGAGTACGAGCTCGACGACGCCGTCGAGCAGCGCGTCCTTGCTCGACGCGAACCGGTAGAGGCGCATCGGGTCGCGGTCGAGCGCTTTGCCGATCCGGCGCATGGACAGCGCGTCCACCCCGTCGGCGTCGATGAGGGCCAACGCCGTTTCGAGCACCTCGTGACGGGTCAGCGCGGGTCGCCGTCGGACGTGGCGTTGCGTGTCGGCCGTCATCTCACCCCTTGGCCCGTTGAGGAACTTGCCGCTACAGCGTAGCGTCTACACCGTAGCGCTACGGCGCTGCTTACCTGTGCCCCGATACTCGAGGAGAACCGCCGAACGTGACGACCACGACCGCCCAGGAGCGCCCGGCGCGCGACGGCGGCCCGAAACCCACCCTCGACGGACGTCGCCCACACGGCGAGAGCACCCTGGTGTACGTCTTCGTCGTCCTCCCGATGCTCGCGCTGCTGGTCGCGGTGCCTTTCGCTTGGGGGTGGGGCCTCAGCTGGCTGGACATCGGCCTTGCGATCGGCTTCTACCTCCTCTCCGGCTTCGGCGTCACGGTGGGGTTCCACCGGCACTTCACCCACCGCTCCTTCGCGGCCAACCGGGTGCTCCGCAACGCCCTCGCCATCGCGGGCAGCCTCGCGCTGCAGGGCGACGTCGTCACCTGGGTCGCCGACCACCGCCGCCACCACGCCTACTCCGACAAGGAGGGCGACCCGCACTCGCCGTGGCTGTTCGGCACGACGCCGGCCGCGCTCGCGCGGGGTTTCTGGCACTCCCACACCGGTTGGTTGTTCGGTCGCGACCGCACCAACGCCGCCCGGTTCGTCCCCGACCTGCTCGCCGACCGCGACATCGCCCGCATCGGCCGTCAGTTCGCGCTCTGGACGGTCGTCAGCCTGCTCGCCCCCGCCCTCATCGGCGGTCTCGTCACGATGTCGTGGTGGGGTGCGCTCACCGCATTCTTCTGGGCAGGGCTGGTGCGCGTCGGGGTGCTGCACCACGTCACCTGGTCGATCAACTCGATCTGCCACATGCTGGGCGAGCGCCCGTTCGCGAGCCGTGACAAGGCCGGCAACGTCTG encodes:
- a CDS encoding aconitate hydratase, which translates into the protein MSTDSFGAKGTIQAGGSEHEIFRLSAVEGAERLPFSLKVLLENLLRTEDGANVTADHIRALASWDPAAEPDTEIQFTPARVVMQDFTGVPCVVDLATMREAVTELGGDPAKVNPLAPAELVIDHSVIIDIFGRADAFERNVDFEYQRNKERYQFLRWGQGAFSEFKVVPPGTGIVHQVNIEHLARVVMTRGGQAYPDTLVGTDSHTTMVNGLGVLGWGVGGIEAEAAMLGQPVSMLIPKVVGFKLTGEIPPGATATDVVLTITEMLRRQGVVGKFVEFYGEGVGAVPLANRATIGNMSPEFGSTAAIFPIDDETIRYLTLTGRSDAQIALVEAYAKEQGLWHDPAREPVFSETLELDLSTVVPSIAGPKRPQDRIELTDAKSAFRKSIHDYTDDPPAEPLLRGHVDEAGDESFPASDAPAVGFVDDDAEPVVFSAANGGEGRPSKPTKVTSESHGEFVLDHGAVVIASITSCTNTSNPSVMLGAALLAKNAVDKGLSVKPWVKTSMAPGSKVVTDYYEKAGLWPYLEKLGYHLVGYGCTTCIGNSGPLSDEISAAVNEADLTVVSVLSGNRNFEGRINPDVKMNYLASPPLVIAYALAGTMDFDFENQPLGQDTDGNDVFLRDIWPSPQDVQSTIDNAISQEMFTKDYADVFAGDERWRSLPTPEGNTFEWDPESTYVRKPPYFEGMQPEPSPVQDISGARVLALLGDSVTTDHISPAGSIKEDTPAGQYLRGHGVEKRDFNSYGSRRGNHEVMIRGTFANIRLRNQLLDAIVDGGVSGGYTRDFTQDGGPQAFIYDAAQNYAAQSTPLVVLGGKEYGSGSSRDWAAKGTALLGVKAVIVESYERIHRSNLIGMGVLPLQFPQGESARSLGLDGTETFDISGVTALNEGSTPRTVHVTATKETGEKTEFDATVRIDTPGEADYYRNGGIMQYVLRGMLRN
- a CDS encoding NlpC/P60 family protein — translated: MEVGLVRLVRSRRTLVLALLVVVGLLTGTGTALAQPAPPPNPSDDDLQRSRQAVDARAGDVARLTATLAELDAKTDDLQAALAAQRETAEAALVDLQNARDAAAAAKRRAESARIETQAATVAIDQARARLDEIVSTTYLQGLDAGPLGLLTEATSPEDLLARAEYTDMVARTQLQAHEGLERARVDKANADSAARAALDEAKEAEDGAEAAKAVADDAVAAAQAAARAQAEQLAQVAAQRAGVQRQLDAAQSADAGLRTQRQRFDDWQRRMAEERASRERVERDAAAARVAVEGRATSLRGGAAVRRVIDRAMSQIGVQYVWGGGNGRGPSTGIPDAFGSPLNRVGFDCSGLMQYAYSGAGVSLPRVSRNQFHAGEKVPVSSVRPGDMIFYQNQGAPIHHVAMFIGDGKMVEAPYTGGNVRVVPMRTRGLLPHAARVL
- a CDS encoding arginase family protein, with product MTGARVAVIGVASSAGTHHAGQDQAPAALRAGGFVERLRAAGVAVEDRGDLLHEVFVADEMGSTARNLDAVVRVARAVADAVGDALAQRALPLVLGGDCTITLGVVAGAQRRDPTAGLLYLDGDADLATPETTGSGVLDAMGIAHLLGLADTELARLGAGPPMLTDDRLALIGYDETDPETFKTEVLHDRPGLVRFADHQVRADPAGCATAALTALQPNASSLVVHFDVDAVDSRDLPLANYPHYGTGISLAAAGEVLAVLCGAPTLAAVVLTEVNPGHDPTGHQLARYIGTVTGAIARGLAAR
- a CDS encoding MoxR family ATPase: MSVQESVPSPASEGERLERVVFEIKRVIVGQDRLVERMLVGLLARGHLLLEGVPGVAKTLAVETVAKVVGGSFSRLQFTPDLVPADILGTRIYRQGREEFDVELGPVVANFVLADEINRAPAKVQSAMLEVMAERHLSIGGQTFPMPDPFLVLATQNPIENEGVYPLPEAQRDRFLFKIIVEYPGVEEEREIVYRMGAEPPVAQQVIDPVELTRLQKVATRVFVHHALVDYVVRLVVATRTPGEHGLSDIASWVSYGASPRATLGIVGAARALALVRGRDYVLPQDVLDVAPDVLRHRLVLSYDAVADQVPMDHIISRVLATVPLPQVSARPQSGPAPFPAGSSA
- a CDS encoding DUF58 domain-containing protein translates to MEAALRTLELTVRGRLDGLLQGNHLGLVPGPGSEPGESRLYVPGDDVRHMDWAATARTTAPHVRETMADRELETWVVVDLSASLDFGTTTCEKRDLAIAALGAVTHLTRGGGNRIGVLVATGEKLVRIPARGGLAHAQGMLRRVASTPRAPEGTRGDLAAAIEQLRRPPRRRGLAVVISDFLGEPDWERALRALSARHELLAVEVLDPRELELPDVGTVVLADPESGRQREVTITPLLAREFSAAAAEHREQVAAALRRCGAAHLILRTDSDWIADVVRFVLARKRAWSGGR
- a CDS encoding VWA domain-containing protein — translated: MFSHPWWLLLLAVVAALVAGYVLLLRRRRRDTIRFTNLELLDRVAPKRPGWYRHLPAAALIVALTVLTIALAGPQAEARVPRNRATVVLVIDVSLSMQATDVEPSRLAAAQVAAKAFADQLTPGINLGLVSFAGTAAVLVSPTVDRDPIKRAVDGLKLSESTATGEAIFAAIQSVETFSQAIAGSAEGPPPARIVLMSDGKQTVPGGVMPEEEPRGAFTAARAAAEASIPVSTISFGTDYGTIEINPGERTPVAVDDASMRQIADLSGGQFFTAASEGELRQVYADLSDQIGYEVRRVDVSRPWLAGGALLLVVGLGAGIALGRRLP
- a CDS encoding cold-shock protein gives rise to the protein MAQGTVKWFNGEKGFGFIATDGGGADVFVHYSEIDAGGFRSLEEGQRVEFEVGQGAKGPQATGVRVI
- a CDS encoding TetR/AcrR family transcriptional regulator C-terminal domain-containing protein — encoded protein: MTADTQRHVRRRPALTRHEVLETALALIDADGVDALSMRRIGKALDRDPMRLYRFASSKDALLDGVVELVLGELYIPTAEGAGWEDVLRRAARSFREIARAHPHVVPLLVTRPLATPLALRPLGTLRPLEQLLELLIGAGFDPRSALHAYRLYMGFLQGHVLNELQERMHDPDETDDLLRLGLHRLPAREFPRIRSLAAELAAYDGLQELDEGLDVVIGGLRRQLNAET
- a CDS encoding acyl-CoA desaturase, yielding MTTTTAQERPARDGGPKPTLDGRRPHGESTLVYVFVVLPMLALLVAVPFAWGWGLSWLDIGLAIGFYLLSGFGVTVGFHRHFTHRSFAANRVLRNALAIAGSLALQGDVVTWVADHRRHHAYSDKEGDPHSPWLFGTTPAALARGFWHSHTGWLFGRDRTNAARFVPDLLADRDIARIGRQFALWTVVSLLAPALIGGLVTMSWWGALTAFFWAGLVRVGVLHHVTWSINSICHMLGERPFASRDKAGNVWPLAILSMGESWHNLHHADPTCARHGVRRGQIDMSARVIWAFEKLGWATQVRWPTAARLTRLARPA